From the genome of Daphnia pulex isolate KAP4 chromosome 12, ASM2113471v1:
aaaaaggaagaagctgATCAAGCCgataaaacaaattgcacgacACCTTTAAATCCCAATAATAACCAGAAGAATGGCAGTCCTTCATTCGCCAACCGCATCAAAGATAAGATAACTGTAAGTGTATGTCTATGGACTTTTCTGAACCATTGGCGgtcaatcaaattttgtaAAGACGACCTGTATTTAATGTTGAATGTgatttcatgtttgttttacaGAATGCAGTTCCAAATGTGATTCAAAAGAAACCAAGAGAGTACAAACTCAGGGCTTTTGTTGGGTTTTTGTTCCTACTTGTCGTTTTTCTGGTTGGCTTTGCCTACATTTTCTACTATCAACAACTTTCTAGAGTGAGTGATAcctattgcatttttttacatcTCCCTACATTTCAGTATTCAAACAAGTAATaacaatttctgtttttagaAAACTTATTTCGAGAGAATTCGGTTTACTAAAGAAGATCGTATAATGCGAGTGTACGACGATAACGGTATGGAAGCTCTCAGAGGCCATATGGGAGCATCATTTCCTACATCACAAAAATCTTATCCATGCCACGAGAGAGACCGTCCTGCCAATTCTACTTTGTGTTTGGAATGGATGGGACGCGGACGATTCTCTCTTGCTCAAACTCCGAACAAAAATCAGGACGATAAGTCGCGATGCTACCGAGTCATATGGCAATCGCTCTCTCCCGATACCTACCCCACCGATTGCTACGAAATGAACAACCATTTGTGGTTTGGAGCTGGAGCTGTACTAGGTCAACAACACGATTTTGCTGGTAATGCTGCTCCAATTTCATGTACAACAATAGGTAAATAAATTGCCAATGCAttctattgttttgtttccaggGTGGCCTCTTAATAGAGCTGAAGTTCCAATCAGTCCATTTGTCACGGGTACTGAAGTTCGGGGACATAATGGTTGGGGTCAAGTTCTTCGCCGCTATTTTATGAGTTCCAGAGCAGCTGCCATAATCGTCGACGATTCTACCCCATTGTGGGTGTCGGTCAATGCCAATCAAAGCCAGCGGCTTTGTTTGCAATCCAGAAGTAGTGGTTTCCCATTTTTCGACCATGGAGAGGAATCAATTGCTTCCAATACTACCACCAAGAGAAACGGGACCAAAAATAACCCTCTGGTTAATTCAGTTTTAAATTACACCATTTGCACCGCCGCTGATCTCGATACGCTGTTAACCTCACTGGCCGACGCCTGGTGGGACGGACTGAGGAAAGACGAAATGGAGGTAAAATTGAGCAAAATTATTTAGTGGTATTAGTAggtaaacttaaaaattatgaCCCTGGGAAAATCCTGGTGGGTTATAATAGGCCATCTAAAAATGAAAGTTCTTGTCCTTggtgttcatttcttttgcaAAGATAGGGAAAGTTATCTCTTTTGAATTTCCTATCAGTGCTATCAcaataagaatttttattttttcgaggAAGATGGTGTcatcttttatgtttttttttctgtgttaagGTCGTAAAGAAACTGATGGAAGACCCCGTCTGGAGATTTCAACCCAAGGCTGATGATAACCAAACAGTTCAAAGCTTGATGAAGTACACGAACAGTATCGTCGGATCGGTATGGACCAGTCCAGGTTATTTGTTGATTGATACACCATGGGAGGAGAAAACTGGCGATTTAGAGTTTGATCCTCATCGTTTCCaggtttgtttatttcttttcattttatttgccCAGATCTTAACCGTTATTATATCAGGGATTAAATGAGGCTCTCGAGATAATCCATCGCAAAGGATTCAAAGTTGCTGTTACCGTCCGGCCATTTGTCAGCACATTTTCCAAGACCTACAAGAGTGGCTTAGATTTTGAACATTCGGGCTCGTCATCAGTTGGAACATGGATTCGTCAGCCTTACGGCGAAGGATCACCAGCTTTGACGAGCTATAATGGCGACCACAGTCTAGCGTTGGCCGACGTAACTTCCCGCAATATTTCTGAATGGGTTGCCGAACGTCTCCACACTCTTATCAAGAACTACGAATTGGATGGCATCTTCTTCGAAAGCGTCACAGCCGATTATTTGCCCCATTACTACCTGACGTCTAAACCACTATTAGATCCATCAACATTGAGTAGTTTGTGGGTGGATGCAGCTCGCCAAGTCACAACAGTACTCAGCGTCACTTCAGCCACACACATGCCTAGGCTTCCGACCTTCGTGGCCATTCCTTGGCTTCCGTCCTCTTGGGATGGTCTGGCTCATCTACTTCCTTTGGTCTTGACGCTCAGCGTCTCCGGTTATCCCTTCCTAATCCCTCCTCCAGTTGGTGGCTTTTCAAATGCGTCCAAACCTGAAAAGGAGTTGTACATCCGCTGGCTTCAAGTAAGTACTTTCCTACCAGTGATACAATTCGCAACCATTCCTTCGTCTTACGATGCTGAAGTGGAACGAATGGCCAGCAACCTGACTGGACTTCGGCAAGCCACTGTCCTTCCCATCCTGCAGCGGTATGGTGGCAGCTCTGTGTTTGACGGATTGCCAATCATCAGACCGCTGTGGATGTTGGATCCTTTCGACAAAGAAGGACTAGACGTTGCGGACGAATTTTGCGTCGGTGATGAGCTGCTCGTTGCCCCCGTCCTGGAGCCGGGAGCGCGAGAACGAGAAGTATATTTACCCAAAGGTGTATGGAAAGATGGCATTGATGGAAGTCTTCGGAAGGGTGGACGATGGATTCACCATTACAGAGCCAAGCTCGATCAAGTTCCGTTTTTCACACGAGCAGCCGAAGGCACGCGCTTATAATAATTACAGAGAACGTAACCCGTAAACTTTCACCTGAATTGGcctatttcatttcatttagcTGTATGTTTGTGTTGAATTTTTAGGTTGTATTTTTATTCGCGAAGCTCTATATGTTCTTTAGATTGTTGACATAATGCTGCCAACTATGTCCAGTGAAACATTTCTCTTAAGGAAAGAGAtgcatttctctttcttttggatcctttacgaaataaaataaaattgattataatgtgtgtgtcttgtttaAAACTTGTTGATTCCAGAAAATCTAGCGACGATGTAATATAACTTGTCAAGAATACACTCGTAACTTATCCCTCCCACAAATTATGAAATTCTTAGTCTTCAGTGCGAACAACAATCAACCAATGATATCTTACGTCCCGTAATAATAGGGATAAAGAATAGGCAGCAATTCTGAGGACTACATCCAAGGATTCTTAcatgttgaaacaaaaaaaaaaagtttgatagGTAGTAAtgtaaagacaaaaaaagaatcacacTAAATACACGACAGAAGGTAAAAGAAATTGGGAGATGTAGGGGAGGGAAATGACGAATGGATGTGTTTTTgccaaaaatattgatttcaaGATGATGTAAGAAAAGGGAATCGTTTCAACTCGGCTTCTGCCTGTTATCAATCAACTCCTGTACGGCATCTATTAGGGTTTGTACGGCGTCCTGGTTCGACGAAGGTTCAGTTTTTATCTCCCCAGATTCGTCTTCTTCGACAACCCCTTCTGTGTCATCTACTGTCTGCGCTGTTGCATAAGCTACGGCCgtcttcaaaattaaaacaaagatTAGTTAATCAGATCTCGAGAAAACATTAATTAGCATCTTACCTGAGTACCGTCCTCGTGGGTTTGGACGAGAATCAATTGTCCATTCTCTGTCTCGACTAATTGCCCACCAGCAGGCGCAAGCACTGCACTACCGTCAGGCTGAAGGATAACAATTTGGCCCGATTCGACAAAGGCGTGTCCAAGATCTCCTCGCAGCATACCGTCCTCATCGTCATCATAAACACCACCTTCCAGATCATGTTCTCCATCTACTCGACCCGGACCAACCATCAGTCTCATCTAATTCCAAAATACAAGATTTAGCAGTGAACTATAAAGTATGAGCTAATCAGCATACCTGGCCATCTTCTCCGTAAACCAAGTGATGTGTAGATAAAACTTCTGTTCCAGACATTGGCTGCTCTAATTGGATCTCCCCCACGTCGATTCTCACTGgctcttcctcctcttcctcctcttcttcttcctcaactTCCGCATTTTCATCAAGTTTGAACATTTCTTCAGGGTATCCCACCACTTCTCCCTGGAAGCAACCCAATCgtaaaaaattatattcacgtaaatagaaaataatgaagatGTATACCTTAGAAGTAATAAAGGCACCCGTTTGGTCATCCAAAAGCGTCTCCTCTTCCGTAAATGGATCGATGTCAAATTGACTGTCTGGCCTCTCCGAGGGCCTTAGCTCCACTACGGTTTCAGGGACCTTTTTTCGTCGAAGGGGACGACCACTCGATCCGAAACGTTGGATGGCTGGTCGGAATCGCCAAATTTGCGTCCGTTCCATGAATTCATCCCAATTGTCCCAGTATGTAGGAGGGAAAGTGACCTTAGGCGTTTTTAGTCCAGCAAATGGATCAGTTGACAAGCGGTTACTCGCTGCTCCTCGTTTGGTGTAGACAAGAGCTGGAGTTCCTTTATTTCCATTCAGCATCTGATTAACCAAAGTACCAAATCCATTAAAGTTTCATTGTTGCCAAGACTTTTGTTGTAATAATACCTTGTTGACGACAACAGGATCTACTTTTCTATGGGTAATCTCCACAGAGCTGGTGGAAGCTACATCCTTAATTTCAATCTCCGGCATTTCGGCCGGAACCGGTTCTAATTCGGTTCCTGGAATGGGATGAATATAGCGAACGTGATTCTCCCAGTACTCTCGTTTGCCAAACTTAAATCCACACAcctagaaataaaagaaacaaaatcttaAATACCAAAATCATCGAAGTCTACAACCATAAGATATGTTTTATACTTGACAGTGATGAAAAAGTTTACGATCATGGTTGCTCAAATGCCAGCGTAAATTCTTTTTGTCACCAAAGGTGCGGTGGCACTTGCTGCATTTGAAAGGTCGGTCCTTGTTGTGAACTACTTTGATGTGGCGTTCCAAATCACCTCGTCGAGTAAAGCGGGCATCGCACAAATCACAAGCATGGGGTCGTTCATGGGCATGGGTCTTCAAATGAGCTTTCAGCGAACCGGGTTTCATGATGCGATGACAGGACAGGCACTCGATTCTTGCTCCTTCTCCCTCCCCAACAACAATGGTCCGAACTTGGATCCGGCCTTCCCCGTCCTCTTCGAACTCCTCTAAATCATCTGCGTTCTATACTCATGCAAATTGCAATAATAAGGCGTCTAAATATACCTAACCACACACTCTTTCATCACTGTCGGTATGCAAAATATCGTAGGATTGAACTAGAAATCAATGAACCAAATTGGAtgtaagaaacaactactCACCGTTGGGACGATGAAACTACTACTAGCggtaattttcttcttcttggcagGAGGTGAGTGGATAACTGggtcttcttcattttctagtTTCCACTCAAAATCACTGTCATGATCTTTAGTAGATTCAAATGTCATTTTCTGGTGTGTTACTTCCAGAACTTCTTGTGAAATTTGAGTATTGACAGATTTATTAGTATGCTTCTCtgtcaattcttcttcttcttctgtttccaTTGTAACACTCATTGACTGTACAGCCAGCTCTAGAACTTGACCCAAGTTTACTTTCTCCTTTTTAGGTGGGTCtgttattatttcttcaaCTTCTGCCATTTCTTCTGGCTGAATACTCAAAATGTTCACTTCAATGGGTTTAATTTCACTAGattcctcttcctcttcttgttcttcttgttcttcttcttcttgagatGCAGGTGCTGTATATCTTCTAGGGCGACCTGGGCCTCGCTTAACTTCTGATTCTGGATTAGACTTGTTCTTTGAACCTATAAAATACACATTGTAGCATAACCCAATGTTTTTAAGTGTACATTGGTTACTTCGGGTtatgaataacaaaataaacattttaattacCTGGGGgtcttcctcttttcttttttacttcttgAGAGTCTGCATTTTCAGATTCATCGGCTGTAGATTCACTTTTGGTGCCTTTGCTGTA
Proteins encoded in this window:
- the LOC124209771 gene encoding myogenesis-regulating glycosidase-like isoform X2; this translates as MNDDNQQTVPLLGSSLNYSAGVAPSGENQQHVRIVNNLATATTKTNIAVPATPTEDDSDYDTITSRTPLKKRTGFVLPTPSNADIESGKKEEADQADKTNCTTPLNPNNNQKNGSPSFANRIKDKITNAVPNVIQKKPREYKLRAFVGFLFLLVVFLVGFAYIFYYQQLSRKTYFERIRFTKEDRIMRVYDDNGMEALRGHMGASFPTSQKSYPCHERDRPANSTLCLEWMGRGRFSLAQTPNKNQDDKSRCYRVIWQSLSPDTYPTDCYEMNNHLWFGAGAVLGQQHDFAGWPLNRAEVPISPFVTGTEVRGHNGWGQVLRRYFMSSRAAAIIVDDSTPLWVSVNANQSQRLCLQSRSSGFPFFDHGEESIASNTTTKRNGTKNNPLVNSVLNYTICTAADLDTLLTSLADAWWDGLRKDEMEVVKKLMEDPVWRFQPKADDNQTVQSLMKYTNSIVGSVWTSPGYLLIDTPWEEKTGDLEFDPHRFQGLNEALEIIHRKGFKVAVTVRPFVSTFSKTYKSGLDFEHSGSSSVGTWIRQPYGEGSPALTSYNGDHSLALADVTSRNISEWVAERLHTLIKNYELDGIFFESVTADYLPHYYLTSKPLLDPSTLSSLWVDAARQVTTVLSVTSATHMPRLPTFVAIPWLPSSWDGLAHLLPLVLTLSVSGYPFLIPPPVGGFSNASKPEKELYIRWLQVSTFLPVIQFATIPSSYDAEVERMASNLTGLRQATVLPILQRYGGSSVFDGLPIIRPLWMLDPFDKEGLDVADEFCVGDELLVAPVLEPGAREREVYLPKGVWKDGIDGSLRKGGRWIHHYRAKLDQVPFFTRAAEGTRL
- the LOC124209771 gene encoding myogenesis-regulating glycosidase-like isoform X4, yielding MDDKIKTNIAVPATPTEDDSDYDTITSRTPLKKRTGFVLPTPSNADIESGKKEEADQADKTNCTTPLNPNNNQKNGSPSFANRIKDKITNAVPNVIQKKPREYKLRAFVGFLFLLVVFLVGFAYIFYYQQLSRKTYFERIRFTKEDRIMRVYDDNGMEALRGHMGASFPTSQKSYPCHERDRPANSTLCLEWMGRGRFSLAQTPNKNQDDKSRCYRVIWQSLSPDTYPTDCYEMNNHLWFGAGAVLGQQHDFAGWPLNRAEVPISPFVTGTEVRGHNGWGQVLRRYFMSSRAAAIIVDDSTPLWVSVNANQSQRLCLQSRSSGFPFFDHGEESIASNTTTKRNGTKNNPLVNSVLNYTICTAADLDTLLTSLADAWWDGLRKDEMEVVKKLMEDPVWRFQPKADDNQTVQSLMKYTNSIVGSVWTSPGYLLIDTPWEEKTGDLEFDPHRFQGLNEALEIIHRKGFKVAVTVRPFVSTFSKTYKSGLDFEHSGSSSVGTWIRQPYGEGSPALTSYNGDHSLALADVTSRNISEWVAERLHTLIKNYELDGIFFESVTADYLPHYYLTSKPLLDPSTLSSLWVDAARQVTTVLSVTSATHMPRLPTFVAIPWLPSSWDGLAHLLPLVLTLSVSGYPFLIPPPVGGFSNASKPEKELYIRWLQVSTFLPVIQFATIPSSYDAEVERMASNLTGLRQATVLPILQRYGGSSVFDGLPIIRPLWMLDPFDKEGLDVADEFCVGDELLVAPVLEPGAREREVYLPKGVWKDGIDGSLRKGGRWIHHYRAKLDQVPFFTRAAEGTRL
- the LOC124209772 gene encoding zinc finger protein 652-like isoform X1, whose amino-acid sequence is MSNKSSPRRRSVANKRYDEDYEYYVPAVRSYSKGTKSESTADESENADSQEVKKKRGRPPGSKNKSNPESEVKRGPGRPRRYTAPASQEEEEQEEQEEEEESSEIKPIEVNILSIQPEEMAEVEEIITDPPKKEKVNLGQVLELAVQSMSVTMETEEEEELTEKHTNKSVNTQISQEVLEVTHQKMTFESTKDHDSDFEWKLENEEDPVIHSPPAKKKKITASSSFIVPTNADDLEEFEEDGEGRIQVRTIVVGEGEGARIECLSCHRIMKPGSLKAHLKTHAHERPHACDLCDARFTRRGDLERHIKVVHNKDRPFKCSKCHRTFGDKKNLRWHLSNHDRKLFHHCQVCGFKFGKREYWENHVRYIHPIPGTELEPVPAEMPEIEIKDVASTSSVEITHRKVDPVVVNKMLNGNKGTPALVYTKRGAASNRLSTDPFAGLKTPKVTFPPTYWDNWDEFMERTQIWRFRPAIQRFGSSGRPLRRKKVPETVVELRPSERPDSQFDIDPFTEEETLLDDQTGAFITSKGEVVGYPEEMFKLDENAEVEEEEEEEEEEEPVRIDVGEIQLEQPMSGTEVLSTHHLVYGEDGQMRLMVGPGRVDGEHDLEGGVYDDDEDGMLRGDLGHAFVESGQIVILQPDGSAVLAPAGGQLVETENGQLILVQTHEDGTQTAVAYATAQTVDDTEGVVEEDESGEIKTEPSSNQDAVQTLIDAVQELIDNRQKPS
- the LOC124209771 gene encoding myogenesis-regulating glycosidase-like isoform X1, with product MNDDNQQTVPLLGSSLNYSAGVAPSGENQQHVRIVNNLATATTKQTNIAVPATPTEDDSDYDTITSRTPLKKRTGFVLPTPSNADIESGKKEEADQADKTNCTTPLNPNNNQKNGSPSFANRIKDKITNAVPNVIQKKPREYKLRAFVGFLFLLVVFLVGFAYIFYYQQLSRKTYFERIRFTKEDRIMRVYDDNGMEALRGHMGASFPTSQKSYPCHERDRPANSTLCLEWMGRGRFSLAQTPNKNQDDKSRCYRVIWQSLSPDTYPTDCYEMNNHLWFGAGAVLGQQHDFAGWPLNRAEVPISPFVTGTEVRGHNGWGQVLRRYFMSSRAAAIIVDDSTPLWVSVNANQSQRLCLQSRSSGFPFFDHGEESIASNTTTKRNGTKNNPLVNSVLNYTICTAADLDTLLTSLADAWWDGLRKDEMEVVKKLMEDPVWRFQPKADDNQTVQSLMKYTNSIVGSVWTSPGYLLIDTPWEEKTGDLEFDPHRFQGLNEALEIIHRKGFKVAVTVRPFVSTFSKTYKSGLDFEHSGSSSVGTWIRQPYGEGSPALTSYNGDHSLALADVTSRNISEWVAERLHTLIKNYELDGIFFESVTADYLPHYYLTSKPLLDPSTLSSLWVDAARQVTTVLSVTSATHMPRLPTFVAIPWLPSSWDGLAHLLPLVLTLSVSGYPFLIPPPVGGFSNASKPEKELYIRWLQVSTFLPVIQFATIPSSYDAEVERMASNLTGLRQATVLPILQRYGGSSVFDGLPIIRPLWMLDPFDKEGLDVADEFCVGDELLVAPVLEPGAREREVYLPKGVWKDGIDGSLRKGGRWIHHYRAKLDQVPFFTRAAEGTRL
- the LOC124209771 gene encoding myogenesis-regulating glycosidase-like isoform X3; translated protein: MDDKIKQTNIAVPATPTEDDSDYDTITSRTPLKKRTGFVLPTPSNADIESGKKEEADQADKTNCTTPLNPNNNQKNGSPSFANRIKDKITNAVPNVIQKKPREYKLRAFVGFLFLLVVFLVGFAYIFYYQQLSRKTYFERIRFTKEDRIMRVYDDNGMEALRGHMGASFPTSQKSYPCHERDRPANSTLCLEWMGRGRFSLAQTPNKNQDDKSRCYRVIWQSLSPDTYPTDCYEMNNHLWFGAGAVLGQQHDFAGWPLNRAEVPISPFVTGTEVRGHNGWGQVLRRYFMSSRAAAIIVDDSTPLWVSVNANQSQRLCLQSRSSGFPFFDHGEESIASNTTTKRNGTKNNPLVNSVLNYTICTAADLDTLLTSLADAWWDGLRKDEMEVVKKLMEDPVWRFQPKADDNQTVQSLMKYTNSIVGSVWTSPGYLLIDTPWEEKTGDLEFDPHRFQGLNEALEIIHRKGFKVAVTVRPFVSTFSKTYKSGLDFEHSGSSSVGTWIRQPYGEGSPALTSYNGDHSLALADVTSRNISEWVAERLHTLIKNYELDGIFFESVTADYLPHYYLTSKPLLDPSTLSSLWVDAARQVTTVLSVTSATHMPRLPTFVAIPWLPSSWDGLAHLLPLVLTLSVSGYPFLIPPPVGGFSNASKPEKELYIRWLQVSTFLPVIQFATIPSSYDAEVERMASNLTGLRQATVLPILQRYGGSSVFDGLPIIRPLWMLDPFDKEGLDVADEFCVGDELLVAPVLEPGAREREVYLPKGVWKDGIDGSLRKGGRWIHHYRAKLDQVPFFTRAAEGTRL
- the LOC124209772 gene encoding bromodomain-containing protein DDB_G0278469-like isoform X2, yielding MSNKSSPRRRSVANKRYDEDYEYYVPAVRSYSKGTKSESTADESENADSQEVKKKRGRPPGSKNKSNPESEVKRGPGRPRRYTAPASQEEEEQEEQEEEEESSEIKPIEVNILSIQPEEMAEVEEIITDPPKKEKVNLGQVLELAVQSMSVTMETEEEEELTEKHTNKSVNTQISQEVLEVTHQKMTFESTKDHDSDFEWKLENEEDPVIHSPPAKKKKITASSSFIVPTVCGFKFGKREYWENHVRYIHPIPGTELEPVPAEMPEIEIKDVASTSSVEITHRKVDPVVVNKMLNGNKGTPALVYTKRGAASNRLSTDPFAGLKTPKVTFPPTYWDNWDEFMERTQIWRFRPAIQRFGSSGRPLRRKKVPETVVELRPSERPDSQFDIDPFTEEETLLDDQTGAFITSKGEVVGYPEEMFKLDENAEVEEEEEEEEEEEPVRIDVGEIQLEQPMSGTEVLSTHHLVYGEDGQMRLMVGPGRVDGEHDLEGGVYDDDEDGMLRGDLGHAFVESGQIVILQPDGSAVLAPAGGQLVETENGQLILVQTHEDGTQTAVAYATAQTVDDTEGVVEEDESGEIKTEPSSNQDAVQTLIDAVQELIDNRQKPS